Proteins encoded together in one Impatiens glandulifera chromosome 1, dImpGla2.1, whole genome shotgun sequence window:
- the LOC124922155 gene encoding probable protein S-acyltransferase 4, protein MIEGDKSFVRSSSSTNNNVMSEIEIKPKRVYQLWKGTNKFFLGGRLIFGPDGASLFLSILLIAGPAIAFLVKVYFSISRTGAQHITLWYSVLAVGSILTILAITFLLLTASRDPGILPRNSKPPELDDPCEIPTPSMEWVNGRTPHLKLPRTKDVIVNGHMIKVKFCDTCLLYRLPRASHCSICNNCVQRFDHHCPWVGQCIGIRNYRFFYMFILTSTILCIFVFTFSWMNIIWKEGKVLKAMRHDIFSVFLIVYCFIAVWFVGGLTIFHFYLICTNQTTYENFRNRYDKKENPYNKGTMSNLREVFLSKIPPSLIDFRSIAHEEAICMDHITPIIRDNLEDYSKEKLDNELRSKLTEDDDALSSLPSILKNLDYGDIEENVKIREDNEIEFIFPIEEESLIGVENHVIQIGVIENGASRKED, encoded by the exons ATGATTGAGGGCGACAAGTCTTTTGTTCGCTCATCTTCTTCTACAAACAACAACGTAATGTCAGAAATTGAGATAAAACCTAAAAGGGTTTATCAGCTGTGGAAAGGAACCAAC aAATTCTTCTTAGGAGGAAGATTGATCTTTGGTCCGGATGGAGCATCTCTTTTCTTGTCTATCTTGCTAATTGCAGGTCCTGCAATAGCTTTTCTTGTCAAAGTATATTTTAGTATCAGCAGGACTGGTGCTCAACATATCACTCTTTGGTATTCTGTCTTGGCTGTTGGATCTATTCTTACTATTCTG GCTATTACATTTCTGTTATTAACTGCCAGTAGAGATCCTGGAATTTTGCCAAGAAATTCGAAGCCACCCGAGTTGGATGATCCTTGTGAGATTCCAACACCATCCATGGAATGGGTTAATGGAAGAACCCCTCATTTGAAATTACCTCGAACTAAAGATGTGATTGTAAATGGGCACATGATAAAAGTAAAGTTCTGCGATACTTGCTTGCTTTATCGTCTTCCCCGTGCTTCTCATTGCTCCATCTGCAACAACTGCGTTCAGAGATTTGATCATCATTGCCCGTGGGTTGGTCAATGCATTGGAATA CGTAATTATCGATTCTTCTACATGTTCATATTGACGTCAACCATCTTATGCATCTTTGTATTTACTTTTTCCTGGATGAACATCATCTGGAAAGAAGGGAAAGTCTTGAAGGCCATGCGACACGATATCTTCTCTGTTTTCCTCATCGTGTACTGCTTCATTGCTGTTTGGTTTGTGGGTGGCCTCACAATTTTCCATTTCTATCTCATCTGCACAAATCAG ACAACATACGAAAACTTCCGAAATCGTTATGACAAGAAAGAGAATCCATACAACAAAGGCACAATGAGCAATCTAAGGGAGGTGTTCTTATCCAAGATTCCTCCTTCACTGATTGATTTTCGGTCAATAGCCCATGAAGAAGCAATTTGTATGGATCACATTACTCCTATAATAAGGGATAACCTTGAGGACTACTCCAAAGAAAAATTAGATAACGAATTGCGGTCCAAACTGACAGAAGACGACGACGCCCTTTCATCACTCCCCTCGATTTTGAAGAATTTGGATTATGGTGATATCGAAGAGAATGTTAAAATCAGGGAAGACAATGAGATCGAGTTTATCTTTCCCATTGAAGAAGAGTCTTTGATTGGAGTGGAGAATCACGTCATCCAAATTGGTGTTATAGAAAACGGGGCTAGCAGGAAGGAAGATTAA